The DNA segment AAAAGCATAATCTCGAGCGCTCAAGAGGTGTAAGCAAGTCATGCTCCACAAGTGATCTTTGATGTTGTGTTCATCGAAAGGAGAAAGCATGAGAAGTCATAATCGGGGAAACTTAAGAAAACGAATACAGTATTGTGGCTTCGACCGTGGCCATAAGTGACACATGctttatttatatctttcttCATTACAACTCTTCAATATTCTTTTTGTAGTGCTTTCTGACTGTCCAGGTGGTTTCGTCCATAATGGAGATTCTTGTTACTTGTTTTCAATTCTTCGAGTCTCCTGGATACAAGCCATGgtaatatatttgatgtgtacATGATCTAAAAACAAGAcacatgtaatttttttaaagatttggtATTTTGTCGTTTCATGACTAATTGCCAGATTCTATGTTTGGTTTGTTCACTGTTTTCCTCTTTACGCATCACTTTAAAACACCAAATTTTCAGCAATAacgattaaataaaaaaaaaaaataaacaaccacACGCAAGATCTTATCATTAAAGTCTAATTaatctattaattcaaatactGAATCATACTCCAAATGACAGTTgctgttgaaaatattttcaatttattttgaaatgaatttaaaCTGCTAGATTCTTGCATAATGACGGTGCAGAATACTTTGCATACTCATAATCAACCTCATTATCTCGTACTGACAGTTGTTGAGTAAAAGTTTTGGAGAACCACACTGGAAATATTTCACTTtgactacaaaaaaaaacgtaaatattattaaattatgattaattatttcagaaattttgtgaaatttacCAGGGAGAATTAGCAGTTATCGAGACAGAAGCAGAACAACTCTTTCTTGAAAGTTACCTTAATTCAACGTGGAAAAATGGTAATTTAACATGGTCTGAATTTAAAGAACTGATAAGACgcactttttatcaaatttaaattaatcataatatttaatatacagtttgtgaatttttaagttctttcttctttatttctgacctttttattttgtttatgctCCCAATATTTCTTCCAAATTCCAGGCTAATCGTATTTGATGAATCATCGGTTTGAAAAGGGTTGCTTTGTAAACTATGCAAGATAAGTTTCGaatttcacaataaaacaaataagataTATTAAAGAAACTGAAATATTGTTTATCTTACTACATGTATGGAACAGCAAATCAGACTGATGTTTGGATTAGTGGAACTGACTTGCTAGTGGATGGCGAGTGGATCTGGGCTAAGGAAGGCAGGTCAATAGATTATTTTCGATGGGCTCCAGGACAACCAGACAGTTCACACATGAGCATGGGAGGAGAAGATTGTATTGAATTAGTTCGTGGTAACAACTTCATGTGGAATGATGCTCCTTGCGAAACGCACATCAACTTTGTCTGTGAACGCCCGTAAGTTTCCTTTTATATATCATGACATATCAACTGTGTCTGTGAACGCACGTAAGTCTCCTATTATATGTCATGGCATATTAACTATGTCTGTGAACGCCTGTAAGTCTCCTTTTATATGTCATGATATCAACTATGTCTGTGAACACCCGTAAGTCTCCTTTTATAGATCATGACATATCAAATGTGTCTGTGAACGCCTGTAAGTCTCCTTTTATATGTCATGACATATCAACTATGTCTGTGAACACCCGTAAGTCTCCTTTTATAGATCATGACATATCAAATGTGTCTGTGAACGCCCGTAAGTTTCCTTTTATATGTCATGACATATCAACTGTGTCTGTGAACGCCCATAAGTCTCCTGTTATATGTCATGACATATCAACTATGTCTGTGAACGCCCATAAGTCTCCTTTTAAATATCATGACATATCAACTTTTTTGTGTGAACGCCCGTAAGTTTCcttttatatatcattaaaaatcaatttgaaattgtttttttttattttatgtcatttgCTTTAAATACTGATGTTCTGCTTTGTTGAATACCGTTATATTAATAAGTTCTGTCAGAATGGGCCGCTTGAAATTcctattgattatttttttggacGATTGGCATGAATTTAAAAGTATTGCTGTGAAGATTGCAAATATTCTCACAGAAAGTTTCCGTtcagaatagaaaataaatttaaaaccaaaCATTAAATATGATTATTAGATAAAGAT comes from the Mytilus trossulus isolate FHL-02 chromosome 3, PNRI_Mtr1.1.1.hap1, whole genome shotgun sequence genome and includes:
- the LOC134712082 gene encoding perlucin-like, with amino-acid sequence MLWKYFSVFLTLAILGSPLVLSDCPGGFVHNGDSCYLFSILRVSWIQAMKFCEIYQGELAVIETEAEQLFLESYLNSTWKNANQTDVWISGTDLLVDGEWIWAKEGRSIDYFRWAPGQPDSSHMSMGGEDCIELVRGNNFMWNDAPCETHINFVCERPFMVSADS